Proteins co-encoded in one Medicago truncatula cultivar Jemalong A17 chromosome 8, MtrunA17r5.0-ANR, whole genome shotgun sequence genomic window:
- the LOC11442988 gene encoding acyl carrier protein 4, chloroplastic, translating into MASLSATSLTFQPSFKFSTSTNQVSFRTSSFGAISVGCTRRSFPSLRSSRFRICAIQAQPETVEKVSKIVRKQLALTPETKLTPETKFSELGADSLDTVEIVMGLEEEFNLNIEDDNAEDITTIQQAADLIEKLIQKKD; encoded by the exons ATGGCCTCTCTTTCAGCCACCTCTCTTACCTTTCAACCCTCTTTCAAATTCTCTACAAGCACTAACCAG GTTTCTTTCAGAACTTCAAGTTTTGGTGCAATTTCTGTGGGATGTACAAGGAGAAGCTTTCCTTCGTTGAGATCTTCTCGTTTCCGCATTTGTGCA ATTCAGGCACAACCTGAGACAGTGGAGAAAGTGAGCAAAATTGTGAGGAAACAACTTGCTTTGACTCCTGAAACCAAGCTTACCCCAGAAACCAAGTTTTCAGAACTTGGTGCTGATTCTCTTGACACT GTGGAAATAGTGATGGGTTTAGAGGAAGAGTTTAACCTTAATATTGAGGATGATAATGCTGAAGACATCACAACAATTCAACAAGCAGCTGATTTGATAGAGAAATTGATTCAAAAGAAAGATTAA